TCATCCGCCGTCCCCCAAGCCTCCTTCACGATGAGCGATCCCCACGCGAGAACTCCGCCCCCCTGCATCTGGCTGGCGGGCCTGCCGAGTGCGGGCAAGACCACGATCGCGAACGGCCTCGCGGCGCGCTTGGGCGAGATCGGCGTGCGCCACGTGGTGCTCGATGCCGACGAGCTGCGCCGCACGCTCAACGTGGGCCTCGGTTTCTCCCGCGACGACCGGCTCGAGAACGGCCGGCGCATCGCGGTGGTCGCGAAGCTGTTCGCGCAGCAGGGCCTGCTGCCCATCGTCGCGTGCATCTCGCCGTACCGGGTCGCGCGCCAGCTCGCGCGGTCCGTGCTGGAGCCCGCGGTGCCGTTCCTCGAGGTCTGGATCAACACGCCGGTCGATGTGTGCGCCGCGCGGGACATGAAGGGCCTCTACGCCCGCGCGCGGGCCGGAGAGATCTCCAACCTCGTGGGGGTGAACGTGCCGTTCGAGCCGGTGGTGGAGCCGGCCGTGGAGGTGTCCACCGTGTCGCGCACCGTGGCGCAATCCGTGGAGGACGTGCTTCAGGCGCTGCGCGACTTCAGTCCGGCCACGTTCACGCCGGCCACGTTCACGCCGCAGCCTGACGCACCCGTCTGACGATCCGGTTGAAGCCCACCGGCGTGACGCCGAGGTGCCGCGCCAGGTCCTTCTGGGGCACGCGCAGGTGCAGGCCGGGGTGGTCGGCGACAAAACGCCGGTAGCGCGCCTCGGCGTCCAGCGTCAGCAGCTCCCGCTCGCGCTGTTCCTTGCGGGAGGCGTGCACCATCGCCAGCGTGTGCAGCGCCCGTGACCACACGAGGTGGCGCGACGCGACATCCTCCAGCACCGCATGCGGGAGACCCTCGATGCACGACGGTTCGATCGCCGCGGCCAGGAACGTCGTGCGGCCGCCCGGTGCGAGCGCGGCCAGGCTCGCGAAGAAGCCGCCCTCCGCGACGAACGACTTGATCCACTCGGAGCCGTCCTCGCCCAGGTAGGCGAGCTTGACGAGGCCCGATCGCACGGCGTGCACGTGGGGGTGGGCCGTGTCCTGGTGGAACACCGCGGCGCCGGCCGGCAGGAAGCGCACGGTGAGCGCCTCCTGCACGCGCTCCCGTTCGGGCAGCGGTGCGGGGGCGAGGGTGTCCAGCAGCCTCAGCAGGGTGCTCGGTGCGTCGTTCATGCCGATTGATCCGGGTTGATGCGGGGGCGTGCCGGCCCGCCTACAGTGGGCCGCATGACGAACCGCATCTTGCCCTACCCATGGCCCTGCTGCCTCGTGACCGGCGCCACGTCCGGCATCGGCCTGCAGCTCGTGCGCCAGCTCGCCGAGGCCGGCGTGGAGGTCGTCGCCCTGGGACGCGACATCGCCCGGCTGGAGGCCCTGTCCTCACGCTCTGCCCACCTCACGGTGGTGCAGGCCGACCTGCTGGACCTGGATGCGATCCCGGCACTCGCCGCGCGCCTCGTGGCCGCCCATCCGCGCCTCGCGGGCGTGGTGCTCAACGCCGGCGTGCAGCACGACGTGCGCTTCGATGCCGAGGGCTACGGCCCGCGGCAGGTGCGCGACGAGGTCGCCGTGAACCTCACGGCGCCGATGCTGCTGGCGCAGGCCCTGTTGCCGCACCTGGCCACGCAGCCTCACGCCACCATCGCCTGCATGACCTCGGTGCTGGCGCAGTCGCCGAAACCGCGTGCGGCGGTCTACAGCGCGACGAAGGCGGGGTTCGCCCGGTTCGCGGATGCGCTGCGGCTGCAACTGGAACCGGGGCCGGTGCGGGCGGTGGAATTGGTCGTGCCGCTGGTGGACACGCCGATGACGGCGGGACGCCCCGGCGCGAAGCTGCCGGCCGAGGCGGCCGCGGCGGCCATCCTCGCGGGCCTGCGGTCGGGCCGGCCGGTGGTGCGGGTGGGCAAGGCACGGGCGGCGGCGTGGCTGCACCGCTTCGCGCCGTGGATCCTGGCGCGTGTGATGCGGGCCAGCTGAGAGGTTTTCAGCGCCGGCGGTACGTCACGAAGGCGTAGCCGCGACCCTCGGGGTCGGTGTGCGCCTCGCGGGCGACCTCGTCGAAGGCCGCGCGGTCCCACGCGGGGAAGAACGCATCGGCGTCGTCGAAGGTGGCATCCACCTCGGTGAGCACCAGCTCGTGGGCGAGGGGAAGGGCCAGCGTGTAGAGTTGGGCGCCGC
This genomic stretch from Piscinibacter gummiphilus harbors:
- a CDS encoding Crp/Fnr family transcriptional regulator — protein: MNDAPSTLLRLLDTLAPAPLPERERVQEALTVRFLPAGAAVFHQDTAHPHVHAVRSGLVKLAYLGEDGSEWIKSFVAEGGFFASLAALAPGGRTTFLAAAIEPSCIEGLPHAVLEDVASRHLVWSRALHTLAMVHASRKEQRERELLTLDAEARYRRFVADHPGLHLRVPQKDLARHLGVTPVGFNRIVRRVRQAAA
- the cysC gene encoding adenylyl-sulfate kinase; the encoded protein is MSDPHARTPPPCIWLAGLPSAGKTTIANGLAARLGEIGVRHVVLDADELRRTLNVGLGFSRDDRLENGRRIAVVAKLFAQQGLLPIVACISPYRVARQLARSVLEPAVPFLEVWINTPVDVCAARDMKGLYARARAGEISNLVGVNVPFEPVVEPAVEVSTVSRTVAQSVEDVLQALRDFSPATFTPATFTPQPDAPV
- a CDS encoding SDR family NAD(P)-dependent oxidoreductase; amino-acid sequence: MTNRILPYPWPCCLVTGATSGIGLQLVRQLAEAGVEVVALGRDIARLEALSSRSAHLTVVQADLLDLDAIPALAARLVAAHPRLAGVVLNAGVQHDVRFDAEGYGPRQVRDEVAVNLTAPMLLAQALLPHLATQPHATIACMTSVLAQSPKPRAAVYSATKAGFARFADALRLQLEPGPVRAVELVVPLVDTPMTAGRPGAKLPAEAAAAAILAGLRSGRPVVRVGKARAAAWLHRFAPWILARVMRAS